CACACAGTACCCACCACTCATGCAGTGGATCATGAcaccgacggcgctgctgttcgcGGCGCAATACGCGGGTATGGTTTGCATCTGGTGCTACATGCTCTTCTGTGGTCAGCCACTCGATGCTGGCTTGATGGGTGCCCTTCTTACCTTCTTTCCAACCTTCTACgatgcactgctgctgaacGGCAACGAGCCAGATCGCTGGCCGGTGTGGGTCACTCTTGCGAACTTTATGATCAGCCTTATGTGCGTCTGGAGCTTCGGTGCGCCTCTGGTACGGCGCGAGTACCGCGAGGTGATGAGGGAGCTGCAGGGACACACGGCAAAGGCGCTTTTCAAGGACCGACCGGAGATGAGCAACATGCGAGCCCGCGGTGGTGCTCGAGGTGGCAGCTCATGTAAGAAATCGAAGCAAAACTAACCCGTTCACGGACAGCGCACGACCCTGTCCCTCGCCTCCCCTGTTCTgtgcaccgcacacacacacacacacacacacaccttcctCGAGTTTTGCGCGCGGTTTGTCATGGAAAAAAGCTACCCACGGTTGCCGCTCCTTTGCGGGGCaaccctcctctctcttggtGTGTGGCACtgagtttttttttgcatttTGTGCGTCCAGTCGCTTATcaagcgtgcgtgtgcctcttcCCACCCACTCTCTGACCTCCTCCTCAATTCGAACCGCACAGGTACGGTGGCTTTATCGCGACAGCACAACAGGAACCCAGTCAGTCACCGGCTCACCCGCAGCACTGTGCTGACGGCGTCGGATGCCTCGCGGCCTCTGCTCAGTCACGTCCTGTCCGCGTCCCACGACAGTCCTTTTCTCCCCTCATCTCCATTTGCCCCACACATCTGTGCCCGCGTTCTGAGCAGGGTATTCACACCACCCTCACACTcgcacttttttttctcgaAATCCACCGAGTCATCATCCACTCGCACGCCAGGGTCTTTtctcgcccctctccctttaTTCCGTGGTggtcctctctctcctccctccctccctcccttcttctaAGAGCTCGTTCTCCGTTCTCGTGCGTGCACTACCGACAGTCTCTCGTGACGTGCCGAACAAACTAAGAAAACGGGAACGGACTCGGAAGTACACATAAAAGAACACTTTAATATCTAGACGGAAagaagcaggagcagcacTCGGCCATTCTATACGGATAGCTCACCCTCTCAAAGGGTACTCGGACATCCTCGTACGCCTGGCGATATCTCCTCCCCCTACCCCACTAGCTCGCGCTTCATGTccgccatcaccatcacacccgctgctcctgcgacgacgccgcccaCTCGCACCCCTGCAATGCATCTGCATAGCTTTAGCCAACCCACtcaagcacagcagcagcagcagctccttttCCGGCCGCGCtgcgaggagggggtgaCATATAGCGAAGACAACAACAGCACCGTGCACTACCGTTTCTACCTTCCCCATGCCAGCTCTGTTGTTGTCGCTCCTGTGAAGGTTTGCCTGGTGGACAGCGATGGTGGCACGGTCCCTGTCGCctccatcggcgccgccgcacccaTGACAAAGCACCAAGACGGAGTGTGGGTCGGAACCGTGTCCGCACCAGTCGGACTGCAGTGTGTCGTCCTCATGGTGGACGGCAACCCTGTGCTCACGCCCCACCTCAGCATCGGGTGCCTGCATGGGCTCCAGCGGGCAAACTACATCGATGTCCCGCCACCGAACCCAAATCGATGTGTCTACGCCATGCGGCCCTCCGTCGAGCACGGGATGGTGGCCCACAACTACTTGACGTCCTACACAATGGACACAACCGAGGAAGTTCTTATCTACGTGCCGCCCTCGTATCACAAGGCGAGCAGCGCAACACGTCGGTACCCCGTGCTCTACCTCCTGCACGACGACCGCGAGTACCCAATGAACTGCGTACAGCAGGGTAAGGTGAACGTCATCGCCGACAACCTCATCGCCGACGGCAAGATGACGGAGATGATCATCGTAATGAAGAGTAGTGTGAGCGCACGCGCCAATGGTGAATGCATTCCATGCGATGCGGCCAAGCTCTGCGAAGACCTGACGGAGGACATCATTCCGTACGTCGACAACCACTACCGCACCGAGGCAGATCGCGACAaccgcgccatcgccggtCTCTACATGGGCTCCATACAAGCCAGCAGGCTCTGCATAACACGCCACGATCTCTTCGCCTACGCCGGCATGTTCTCCGGCTTCCTGAGGAGCAACTGGAACGGCATCAGTACGGACAGCGACCACATCGAAGCCCTCCGCCGCGATCCCGTAGCCTTCCAGGCCGCCATGAAAGTGCTCTTCCGTTGCATTGGCGACGACAACACCCACCGCGCCGCGTTCGAGGCGGACGACGCtctgctggcggagctgggcGTGGCGTGCGAGCGGCGCATCTACGCGGGCTCACATAGCTGGCAGGTATGGCGCCAGGCCGCAGCCGATTTCCTGCCAATGCTATTCAAGGACCTAAGCTTTCTTCCTCGTCACTGAGGCAGCCGCAATGACGCCGTCTAGTCGGCCCCGTTGGTTTCACGCTATCTGGGGTGATTAGCACGCTGGTGGACACGCATGCCCAactgacgaggaggaggattcacgtttcttttttttttttcaatTTAAGTTGCATATGCTGACGCGGTGCTCTCGCTGTCCACGAATCTTTACCGTGgagcaagcacacacacacatatatatatatatatcgagTCGCACACAAGTTGTTGGACTCTCTTGCTTGGCGGTGAAACGGGTGGAGAGGCGAGTATTTATTTTAATTGCCTATTTGAAGTACGTTTCTCGTGTTTCCATTCCTCACcttccacccaccccgccctCTGTATGGTTATATGTTCTCTTAttctctcgtgtgtgtgtgtgtgtgtgtgtgtgtgtgtggcgggaACTACACACTTTTCCGTAGAAGCTCCTTACCTTTCGACTGTCGTGAAAGCGCACACCGCCTTGTGTGCCTTGCATGTCTAACGCCGTCTCAACGTGCAGAGATGTGcaccaacgcacacgcatttTCTGCTTGCCTTTGCTGCCCAcgtatctctctctctctctatggGTCACCTCTGTATCAGGCTTGGTCatgttgtttttttttctttccatttttttctgtgtgttcAACGGAGCCACCGGCGCAACTACCTCAGTagcagcacgagcagcaggaACAATCCCCGTTGCGGTTCTGCGTTACTCTTTTCTTTCCTGCTCCtccggccaccaccaccaccaccacccctcccctttccccttcccctaCTTCTCTTACCCCTTCAGCCCCACTCTCTGCTGAATGTGTGCATGTACATGTGCGCACTGTttgctttctcttcttcttttccaGTGTAAACCGAGAGCACGAAAAGAAGGTACTGCGTgaccccccctcccttgtCGACCTCTCCCGATCCTTCCTCGGACGCATTGCGAAACGCGTTCGAGGATGACAGTTCATCTTCGCTTGTTGCTTTCTTCCTGTCTCACTGactgttgttgttttgggggtgggggagggtgcATGTGTATCGGGAAAAGGAACTGTGGCGAAGACTCCTACGACTACCCCAATGTCGCCCTTCTTTTGCTCTTTCACCCATGCCCACAGACATCCCCCGTCcctttcgctctctcctcgaTGACACAGCACAAAACTCGATCATTTTCAATTGCCTGTTGGgactttgtgtgtgtatgtgttgcTTATTTATACTCTTCCTTCTTTGGATGTGCGTTTGGTTGCCTTTGTCCCTCCCTTCCTGTCCATGAGATCAGCTTGGTAAAAACGGGGAGgtaggggtggggggcttGGGCACGGGCGAGCATGGACACGAACGTCACGTTACTTTTTCGTTCTCTCCTGCAATAACACACTCACGCGCATATCTCTCTGGCGCCAAGATCCACTTCCCATCTTTCTTCTGTTGCGTTTACACGCCTCGCGTACGACCTGTTCCTTCCTGTTTCCTTGTGCCTGCACCTCTgttcgcttgtgtgtgtgtgtgtgtgtgtgtagatcGCAAACACGATTATGTAGGCTATGTATATTCACCGGTGGAGAGCCCTCGCTCACACAAGCGCATGCccgtgcagctgcggggGTCGTTCTTTTATGTGGTGTGCACCTGCGTTCCCCCTTCATCTTCAAACTCAGCACAGTacatgcacgtgcacacacagccgCGCCTTCTGTTCACCTCCTCTATACCATGTACACCCGAAGCTCGCCTACGAGTGATACAAAGAGGAGCGGTCCGTATTCGACACGAAAGTGAAACCATTGTAGTTGGAGTTGGGTTTCCGCGACGACCACCCTTCAACCGCTGCTTTCCCGCAGGTCGTGCGATGGTGTATccttgtgtgtatgtatgtatgtgggtgtgggtgtgtacCCTTGCATTGTGCTCACTCGCCTCTGCACTGATATGTTGTGGTGCGCCAAAATCCAAGTGAAAACAAAGAAGTCATCGCTTCGCGCGTGGTGTGCTTTATCCTTTATTTGCTCGCTTGTGCGGGTCTACACAGCTGAAGTGTTTtctgcgtgtatgtgtgcgctAGCGGTACTGTATCTTAATCGTGGGTGTGGCgaaaaaggggaggagaggagagagctGTCCATCACAGAAAGAATGATGGTGTGGGGACGTTGGGTTTCTTCTCTGGTGTACTCTCGTCTCCATGGGATATGGGAGATGGCGATGCGGCGACGCTCTCAATGACGCGCGTAGATTTTGTTTGCCGCCTTCGATGGTCTGTGGATCACAACTTAAATGTGAAGGGAGAATCGGTgtccctcctctcgcttGTTTGTGAAAATCGGAGTGCAATGGAGGCAATGCTGGGATGCGGCATGTCGCTTAGGTGCATTCTCCTCCACACACTCGCCGAAGTACTTGCACCCCGCCATTGTTGTTTTTTGTTCGCCGTCTTTCCCCGTAGTATATTTCTCTGCTGGTGTcgcgccccctctccctccaccacctcacATATCAAACCGCCAGCGGGGCTCATGCGCAAGATGATGACAGCGAGATGGGGGAaggctttgtgtgtgtatgtgttcTTTCGACGTGAGTCTATGTCTGTGCCATACATTACGAGGTCCTACCCCACTTAACACCGCGCTAgggtgctgcgccgactcagtcgtcggagagcacggccccctgCCTCGGACTCTACCCACACACCTCTCGctccgcaggtcgcctcaccgCTGCTCCcgcatcatgccggtcgccgccTGGTGCATCCTCCCCTCGGGGTGCCTCAGGCCTCCCCCACACCGCTGTAGGCagcgcgagggccgggggtgggatatGCGCTCGCgtcacgctgacgctctgcctgtcacgtggatggcgcagacgtgtTCACTGCCGGGAGTCGCTGTGACCCTCCCTACGCCGTAGCtgctggaccctgagatacGGCGCGCTGAGGTGCCCACCGTCAAACAGGGTGTGGAACAAGCTGCACCAAAGAGTcaaatacaaaaaaaaaacgatgtGGAGGAATTTGGGAATGTTCTTCGTGGCCAGAGTGCCAATCAGCTGTttgtgcacacgcgcatgaCCCTTCTTCATTCAGACGCGTATGGGGCGATGCACACCAGCGGCGGTACCCAGCACCTGGGCGCGTGTTTCTTTCTTCTTCTACATCGCTGCGAGGCAAGCGAGGTGTACAGGAACGAGTACCAAAATCCAATGGCGGGCAGTGCATCATCGTCCCTCacctttttttccctttgtTGTCTGCCTGTTTCAGCAACCTTCCCTGGTGAACACAGGAGTGGAAAAGGGTGGCAATGGTGACCAAAGTGGGGACAATAACGACCCCACGGATGTGTAAAACGCCAGGGGCGTCTGCAGCCACGCATATCACATGAATGCGCTCACATAAATGGCCAACGCAGGCGTGCGGTGTCTTTTTTCCCTactcttccccttcccctcatCCCTATCCCCTTCGGCGCCTCACCTACCGGACGCTGGGCCGCTGGCTTCATTCTTCGCGTGCGAGTGCACGCGCTCTCCCGACGACACCGTTGCTGTTCGCGTGTTCTTCAGCGGTAGGGCCCTTTTTGCTTTCATTTTTTATGcgttttctcctctctctgtctgggtggtgtgtgtgggtgagtGTTGGTGTGCTATCATACTTGAGTACGTGTCCTCTCACTGCGTGATGGCActgctctctcctcttttcttcgctttctctgGGGTGTGTAAGTCAGAAACTTAAGAGCAGCaagctgaaaaaaaaaactcatAACATGTGCAAGTGCGGGACGAGGGGGGggagcggcagtggtggcggttgACGCGCGCTCACCCTCTCCTCTACTCCCCCAGACACCTACACAGGCTCGGTCACGTGCACTTTTTTCTCTCGGCACCTCGTCTCTCgtcggtggtgcagcagcccCGTTTCTTATTCatggaagaggaaggcaggAGTGGGTGGCGCAGGATGGAGGGCTGTTGCTTCCGCCCCTCTTTTGGTACAGGGTCTCCTACGCGGTTCCCTTTTCAGTCTTGGGGTCACGCGGAGAGAGCGGTGCGCCGGCATGCGAGGACGAAGGAGAGCTGTGAagttgtgtgtatgtgtatgtgtgtacgGGGTGCCAGTCATGCGAATACCTTTCTCCTGTGGTTGCAGTATCCTTGTGATGTACACATTGTCGAATGACAAGGATGCGAAGCTTCCTGCCCTGGAAGATGAGTGTGGGGGGGAGCTTCAGTCTGCACCACTCGCTCAGCAGCAAGCTTTTTTTTCACCGCAAAAAGAGGTGCACGATGAGCTGCCCCACAGTGCTGCCTCTTATCAGCTTCCACTTGCCCTCTCTGACCCCTGACCTTTTCCTATGCGGGGGGGTGTGCGTCCACATGCACGTCtccactctctctcctcccctgACCGACGGGAAAGATCAACTATCACAACAGCGCCCATCGGAATTCGCAAGGGGTTTGGCATCTCTCAATAATAACGAAACGCACATTCACAATACGCATTaccgccacctccactcttctctctgtgcctctctcACTGCCACCTCACCTGTCCGACAGACTCTCCCCCTTATCCCTACGTCCCGACACCAAATGCGCAGTTAAACTCGCTTATCAGCattgcgcacacgcgcagcatACACTCGCCCACTCCTCCCTCTATCGTGTTTTCTTTTGTCGACCACCATAAAAAACGTACTTCGTCTTCTCTTTGTACCACCCCCCTCGTGACGTGTGGACCCCGCTCAGTGCGCCGTATCTCAGGGTCCACTACCCACGCACTGTGTGGtgaagccaagcagccctccccagccctatcccctgccggATGCagaaccacctctggtggtgacacggccaggccctggatggcgttgcgttggagcgacctgcgacagtgggTCAGCGTacacgtctgtgccatccatgtgacAGGCAGAGCGCCAGCGTGACGCGAGCGCatatcccacccccggccctcgcgctGCCTACAGCGGTGTGGGGGAGGCCTGAGGCACCCCGAGGGGAGGATGCACCAggcggcgaccggcatgatgcgggagcggcggtgaggcgtgTCTAGGGCTGCTTCTCACCACGCGATGTGaggcctgtgacaggcctGGCCGAGTGGTGTTCAGCGCATGCTCTGCGCCAGAATGGGCAAGTTAAAGCAAACAATCTTTTTACGGACCTCATCCGTGGCGATGCGGTCCAGCAAAGTGCTTAGGCTTCATTCGCTCGGCCATTACCTGGCCGACTTTCTCCACAGCAAATTCGGCGCAAAACTCAACCAGTTGCCGACCACGGAGGGCGAAGATGTCACTCACAACAGCAATGGCGGCGGGCACTGCGCACTTCGCACCGGCGTTTCCGGGAGCCGCATCGGTGTTCATTAAAGACACAGTGCAGACGTACGCGTATGTCATGGAGGTCAACACAGATGCCCTCGCTCCCTATCCCCCCATCGGCACGGCTACTGTCGTCCGGTCAACTACACCGATGTTCCACCGCCGAATatgcagagctgctgcttctccaaGTGTTATCACACGGAAAGCGGGTCGATGGCGCGAAGCTACTTCCACTCCTCCGAGACTGGTGCGGTGGAGAACCTTCCTACGGGACGACCTCCCTCGCACCACATGTCGAGCAGAGCAACACAACGCTACCCTGCGCCCTACCTCCAGAACGGCCTCGGCGGAAACGAAAGCGAATTGGTTTATCAGGGCAAGGTGAACATCGCCGACGCCAAGATGACAGAGATGATCATCTCTATGGACAACG
The DNA window shown above is from Leishmania donovani BPK282A1 complete genome, chromosome 20 and carries:
- a CDS encoding endo-1,4-beta-xylanase z precursor-like protein, whose product is MSAITITPAAPATTPPTRTPAMHLHSFSQPTQAQQQQQLLFRPRCEEGVTYSEDNNSTVHYRFYLPHASSVVVAPVKVCLVDSDGGTVPVASIGAAAPMTKHQDGVWVGTVSAPVGLQCVVLMVDGNPVLTPHLSIGCLHGLQRANYIDVPPPNPNRCVYAMRPSVEHGMVAHNYLTSYTMDTTEEVLIYVPPSYHKASSATRRYPVLYLLHDDREYPMNCVQQGKVNVIADNLIADGKMTEMIIVMKSSVSARANGECIPCDAAKLCEDLTEDIIPYVDNHYRTEADRDNRAIAGLYMGSIQASRLCITRHDLFAYAGMFSGFLRSNWNGISTDSDHIEALRRDPVAFQAAMKVLFRCIGDDNTHRAAFEADDALLAELGVACERRIYAGSHSWQVWRQAAADFLPMLFKDLSFLPRH